The genomic interval AAGTATAGTACTATCTTTAGGTATTCTATAGGAAAATGACTGACTAAAGGCTTCATAGTTACAATGCACTTCTTGATTTTTGTGTTTTTTCGAAAAACCAAAATCTGGGCCTACCGCAAAAAGTTTATTGATAGTTAGTGTTGCTGCAAAGTCTAATATATTTTGATGTTCTTCTTTGGAAGTTTCACCTACTTCAAACATATCACCTATAAAGGCTATATGGTTTTTTGTAGGTTGCAAATCTAGATTCTCAAGAGCAGCAATCATACTAGTAGGATTTGCATTGTAAGCGTCTAAAATAATATGATAACCATCTCGTGAAATTATTTGAGATCGATTATTTTCTGGGATATATTTTTCAATACCATTCTTAATATTAATAGTTTCTAAATCAAAATATTTACCTATAGAAATCGCTGCTGCAATATTTGAAAAATTGTAACTTCCTATAAGGTTGCTTTCAATAAAGGTATCTTCAATTTTTATTTCAAGAGCCCCAGAACTATTGGTAAGCGAGATAGGACAGTCACTTTGACTATTTCCAAAGGTGATACGCTTTACCCCAGTTGATTTCTCGATTTGTATGCTGTCAGTATTGTTTACAAATGCAATGCCATCACTCTTTCTCATAAAGTCATATAATTCACTTTTTCCTTTAATTACTCCTTGAAAGCCGCCAAAACCTTCTAAGTGGGCTTTCCCAAAGTTTGTGATATATCCAAAATTAGGCTCAGCAATTTTAGAGAGCATATTTATTTCCCCTTGGTGATTAGCTCCCATTTCTACAATACCTATCTCTGTAGTTTCATCCATAGAAAGTAGAGTGAGTGGCACTCCGATAT from Dokdonia sp. Hel_I_53 carries:
- the murF gene encoding UDP-N-acetylmuramoyl-tripeptide--D-alanyl-D-alanine ligase; this encodes MTIAELHFHFLNSTGVCTDTRTLKKGQIYFSLKGENFNGNKFAANAIKNGAILAIVDEKKDLAQKSVLVDDVLITLQKLAHYHRNYLNVPIIGLTGSNGKTTTKELINAVLSEKYRTVATQGNLNNHIGVPLTLLSMDETTEIGIVEMGANHQGEINMLSKIAEPNFGYITNFGKAHLEGFGGFQGVIKGKSELYDFMRKSDGIAFVNNTDSIQIEKSTGVKRITFGNSQSDCPISLTNSSGALEIKIEDTFIESNLIGSYNFSNIAAAISIGKYFDLETINIKNGIEKYIPENNRSQIISRDGYHIILDAYNANPTSMIAALENLDLQPTKNHIAFIGDMFEVGETSKEEHQNILDFAATLTINKLFAVGPDFGFSKKHKNQEVHCNYEAFSQSFSYRIPKDSTILIKGSRGMKMERVLELIK